TGTTTATGCAGAGCCTGCAGAGCTCACCTCATTACCACTGCAAGATGTTAATATTTATGCCATGTTTTACATTCCTGTTTGGTTTGTTGGCCTTCACAGGACACGGTACTGTAAGGACTCCTCTTATGCAGTTTTATCTATTTGTTACTTTAGATTGGAGTGCTATTTATGCTCAATTAATTATATGAGTGTTTGCAGTAACTGACCTTctgttgaagtgtttttaaaatactgcTTTGTATGCAAGTctgttttaagtcatttttgctCCAGCATAATTACAGAATCATTAATGCAGCCTTTTGTGATACTGGTACTTTTACTGTAAATCACCTTATTCAGAAATTATAATTTCcattaaatttagtttaaatagtttttttcataACAATATGATAACAAAAGGTGTTCACATAAACCAGACCATCCAGTGATGTGGCAATTATtgaaggtatactatgcaggattttcctaagaaactttaaaaaaaaaaaaaaaaaaatagaaaagaaagacaacaagGGTGGATGTAGATACCATGATATCATCATCCACCCGTGTGGGTGGAGCTGTTAAGGAGTGAGAGGTTGATCTGATTGAGAAGACAAGGGCGAATCCACAGACAGCCTGCCACTCAAAGCAGTCTGCCCTTAATTATGCTTAATAactaactttaagccttaataaaattataataaaataaaacaggttagttataaaaaatgaaaataaaaaaatgcaacccagtacagttgtcatgaatgttacgaaaaaaggttaaaaaaaaaaaccaaaacaataaaataaattagctatagagactaAACCGTGTTTTTGCACCaggctcaggtttcaaagggttaaagaaactTTACCTGTGGAGTCTGCAGAGATCTCACAGGTGATAACTCTCTACTGTAAGAGTAACTGTTGCTGATTTCAGCCTCATTTTTTCTAGTTTGAACTATGTAGAAAGGGGTAATCATGTTCAAAAACACTATCGTTCTAGTTCAGACTCCATCCATGACAACGCGTttaaactcaaaaaaataaCCCTGCTTTATGCAGCTGAAACAATGTGTTCAGTGTCAGATTCAGACTAATGTAAATGTACATCCTGTCACACTGGGCAGTTAATAGCAGCCAGGAAGCATCGCCACGAGGGAAACAACTGAGAGCGAGTACCATCCACTGAATGCTTCTGGGCATTAGTGCCCAACCCTCAACAATTCAGCAAATGCCAGCCAGCAGTCTCATAAACACAGTCAGAAATAGCAGCCAGTAGAGCAGCCAGCACACAGGCTGCCTGACgctgataaaatgtaaatatagaaGAAGCAGGTTtcaaacacaaattaatttaGGCTACATGGCTGAAATACCttctgattgttgattttagaggCTCACAAATGCTGCTGTTCATTGTATATGCACAAAAGGACTTAGAGTCCCTCTGGCTCTGTTGCCAATTAGTCATAGAACACAGTTAAAAGTTACACTGCTACTAATAACATAAACATAGCAATTCATACTAATAAAAGTAACATTAGAGTAAACAGACCGAAACACATCAATCCCAGATGATAGAAGTAGCAATGTACGGTAATAACTATAAATCTGTCACTTCTCATGGTGCTTCTAAAGAAAATTTTCATTGAATGTCTCTGTGATAATTACAgcactggatttttttgtcagcatTGTCTAATAGTGTTAGAATGTATCATGAGGAACTTCACTGACTTATCTCTCTCAGAGGGGACACATATCTACTGTATGTACTACATATTATAACCAAAGACAAAATGCTGATAATTATAAACCTACATGTTCAATGTTTACAgtcaaaacagtcattttgtcaTTGTTAAGGTTAtcttctgtatttctgtgttaaGCCACAAACTTATTATATGCAATCCTGTTTATGGacttattgtattttattatttgctgtATTATATCTTGTCTACAATTGTATTGTTCCTGTATTtcataaactgcaaaaatatagCAACAAAGAGTGAATTATGTCTGTTATATTCCTGTAAGGTCTCTCTAATGCACCTTTTGACAAAGTCAGTTtgagttttttctctttcctgctttttttttctgaaaccccaatttgccttttttgtggAAATAGTCAATCAGTGTACGTTGGTACGGCATCACTCGGCCCTGATGCAGGTGGGACTAAgacattttgcaacttttgggAGTGAAAAGGCCCTCAGAAAGCTTCCACTGTTTTTTCATACAAACTTCAGTCTTGTAGCTGATTTTCTCACCCAATTTTAAATTGGTTTCTAACACTAACTTCTTTGAACATTGCAAACTACAACAAACTTTTTATTCCAGGCTTTTCGAGGGTCCCTCTCCCTTTTGGGGTCCTGGGTAATCAGTCTCACTTTTCTCCCCACTGCATCGCCCCTGAGTAAGGTGCCAAATGGAGCTGCAGTCacagaactttaaaaaaatcaaattaaaaggaATAATTCAACATATTGGgaaatatttgctttcttgtttaGAGTTATAGTGCGTTCCATTTGCACTGGGAAGAATTTCTGAATTTGCAACAACAGTGGTGAAAGATGTAGATGTAGTTATTACTGTTAGTTAGcacttttgtcttatttgtctCTCACTAAATCAGTCGTATGTGCATAACTTCTGTCTATGGACATTTTGCTACAGtgtttataataaaatacagcatAGTGTGTTGTTATCAACTGGTGTTGTTAACAATAGATAACCTGTCTAGAACTGGTACAGCTAACAACATCTTTGTTTTCCGTCTTGTACTGGAATTCAGTCAGTACTTTCCAGCTTTCAAACCTCTAGCTTCTGGGGTGATGAGAAGATTGATGCAACTATTATGATTATTAGTGATTTCAAGCTTCTCATTTAACTGTCTGTAAGATGGTGACTAAGCATATTTCcccaaatgtcaaactattccttaaaCTCACAAATGCTCCATATGTAACAGAAGATAGTGCATGATTATGACCTGATCCTAACGTCTGTTTAGGCTCAAAGATCAGGCTCCAGTAGGCCAAGTTAGCTGGATTCAGTTTCTGTGTTACACTAATGACACAGCCTTGTTCACTTGAGGGTGAAACAGGAGACAGCACAGCTCGCTGGAGCAAAAACTGCTCACCCAAGGAGTCTTATTTTATTGCACCTGTCCCTCAGACTTACTTTCTTCTGGCAACCTTCAGTGTTGCTGGCTTTTCACCCTTATTTGGATTGTTGACCACAGGATCTCCCTGAGCAGAGCGAGCACTCTGGTGTGTATTCACTCTCCTCTGTCAAGACATAACAGTCAGCTGGATCAGTATTATATTGACCTCAGACAACCTGATGTTTGACATCAAATTTAGGTCTCAGTTTTCAGCTTAAAAATGTCGTCTTTATGTGTTGTAAGAGGCATAATCTTTATGTGGAGCTGCTACATTACATCTCTTCATGGGACAGTGCAGAAAATGTGTGCAGAATTATTACTCGGGGTTAATTTTTAGTGAAGACAGTCCATTTTTCTGACAGCTGCCATTACAGTGTGAAACTTCACTTGCTGCCGTGCAGCCCCTCTGCAGGATAAATGATTGAAAAGGTCTGCAGGGATGTCCATGCTCACTGTCTCAGTAGCTGCTGTCTCATATTACCACATTCACAAACAACACATGCAGCACCAGCAGGGTGTGTGTTGATTAAACCATCAGGAAAATGCAGTTCAGTCTGCAAgcatttcattataaaaatggaaatgactgcataaataaaattgctCATAGGAGGCATGAGAGAGTTAATGATCAGTGTGTTGCTGCACGTGTTGCAATGGAAAAGAACTGAATGACGCATCCCCCCTAAATCACATATTATAATTAGAACAAAAGCAGCAGCCTAAAGAAAATCTCTGATCACTGAACATCACAGAAACAGATGGCATGAATGTGAGCCGGCGCCTGTTGACAATGAATGACTGGCGGCCGGTTCTGTGTTTTAGAGACTGAATTCTAAGTAAGATGACTCATCCTCTCCTCAGGCCCCTCCCAGGAGGACAACATGAATCACATGAATGGTGAAGTGGCTGAATGTGCAGCTCACTGAGTCCTCTGCCATCTTGTGGCCACCAACACACAGATCCATAATAGAGTGAAACATTTAGGCTGACTGTTCCCCTTTGCAGAATATTCTAGATTAACTTTCAGGCATTTGGATCCTTGAATTCCTCATTtacaacaaacacatgctgacTTTAAGGTCTGCATCGATTGTATTTTATTAGCTTCATTCACAAATATGAATGCTTTTACAAGACTGTGGTCATAAACGCATAGTCAGTTACATTCACCTCTCAGACTTTGAGCCTCTAACGAAATGGCCACAATAATTTTTAAACTGGCTGTATTCACACAGCCTGAGCAAAGCCCACCCTGTTGTTGCTGATGTCGAAGACGGTGTAGAACTGCCGCATGAAGACTTCACCCAGGATCCAGGCGCCGGATGAAAAACCTGTTCTGCACCCAGACTTTGACtgaggagagaggacagagagcaTGACCTCAGATTATACAAATactaaaacatagaaaaaaggcTCAGGGCCAGGCTTCTTTTGAACTGGACTTTATTGAAACCTGGTGCCACTTCCTAATATTGCATACATAAAGTAGTTATATAATGAAACTAATGCATTTTGAAGGATGTGGTTTGTGGTGCTCTTGAACTGTATTGCATTATACATGGAGCTGTTTCCAGCCTACCCTCATTGATGCAAATGGACAAAACAGTTACAGTGTtacaatttacatccatgtctgtgaaaaacccaagattagtgtcaccaattcagcatcCGACCAAATGTTTCCCCGTATGTTCCTGAAATATGACATTGAGTAATGGccggaaaagtgtttttgcagaagaTTATGATgggacctttgacctcttggatacaAAACATCAGAACTTCATAATTATATCATGTTAGATAcattatttgtgtgaaatttgagctCATGAATTCTctaatttggccaaaaatatgttttgtgaggtcacagtgatcttgacctttgaccttcgaccaccaaaatctaatcatttccTTCTTGGGTAAAAATTTATGTTTGAGTCAAAGTTGAATGTGTACAATGTCCGGCCCTGGTCATCCTGATTAATTAAATAGCTAAAAAGACAAGCTATACTGGTGCACAACACACATTTCCTTAAAGAGTTTCTTAAAACCTGGCAACCCAAAAGTTGTCCACATTCAATTATTATCAATACTCCATAAAGCAAACATCATGACTAACAATGGCCTAAATTATTCATGACTTATTCAATTAATTATTAGCATTGACAAAGCCATCCGTTACAACTACCATCTCTTTAATTATACCTTAAAAAGTGGTACGATATATTCTTCCGTGCTTAGCACACAAACCTTTATGACGTAAGCTGATGGAGGAAGAGCGAAGCTGTAGCCGTTTATGTTGAACACAATGTCCGGCATGAGATCGGTGTTACTGCAGCTCACAGTAAACTGAGAGACAcgtcagaatcagaatcagagtCTGGTTTTATTACCAAGTGCATTTACACATACAAGAAATTCTGCTTGGTGTTTTAGTGCAAAGTAACCtggaggaagaataaaaatagtaactttaaatagaataagatatacgctaaaaaaatatatagaaccaatataaaagtagaaaatgaaaaaatagaacagAAACAGCACAAATGGAGGAATTGtacataaacaaaatgttacaaCGAAAACAGTTTACTAAACATATAACAATTatacaaaacatccaaaacactCACCTCACCGGACTGATCCGAGAAGGCTCCCAACCAGCCGTTCATGTTGTTAATATCTTTGCCGGGGCCAATGATGTAAGACGTACCAGAGTCCACTACTGCTTCACAACTGCCAGAGCACGCAACAGTGTTTCCATTCACAGTGATGCTgcaacataaaggaagaataaatgGTCAGTTATGAAGTGgttacattatttaaaacacaaattgaAGAGGAAACCGTACCTTTGTATTTGGATGTTCCAAAAGTTAGTGGCCTTATACACAGGGATCCACTTAATGCTTCCAGTGTAATATGACGAATCTGTTCCTCCCAGAATTAACATACTGCCCTCTCCAGACCTGGAGgcacagacatgttttttttaataaaataaacacagcatGATTCATAAAACACTCATCATGAGAAAGTTGGTAGATTCACAgcatatttctctgtttttaaatcaaataagaCCTTACCTGCTCAGGTACATGGAGAACATGTTCTGGGGGATTTTGCCCTGGTTCCACATGTTGTTAATAATAGTTGTGCCTCCCTCGACTGACAAGCCAGGGAAGGCCAGACCAAGAATCCCATCCCAGGGCACAAAGGCCAGGAAATCTGCCTCGTTCTCTGTGAGGCCAAAGATCTGGTGCTCCACAAACAGGTTGCTTATCTGAGAAaatttgacataattttttatggctttttggTAGCACACATTGTAAAAAAGTACCAAAGtataatcaacaaaataaactggatggccaatgtgtaggatttagggggatatatggGCAGAACTAGAACATGATATTCACAATTATGTTGTAATTCTTGTGTATTTGCGTATTCGCCCTGCTccagctgattcaaatgatcaactCGTCATGAACACCTGAAGCTGCTTAATGGCAAGCTGATCATTAaattcagctgtgttgcagcagggagagatctaaaacatgaaGGACAAGTGCTACTCAACGAGAGGTTTGGGAAACGTCCTACTCGCTtagcaatctgcaacctcactgctagatgtcactaaatccttTACACCAGACCTTTAATGAAACCATGCAAGAACTTTAGAGCAACTCAAAGAAACTCACGGACATCTGAAACACAACAGGGAGCCCAAAGTATACACTGTTTTTTGGTGAAGGATAACAAGCCAAAAAGGATTTAATCCTTAACCTTAAGCTGTACTATATAGGTGGATCAtacagtttttcatttaaaatcttaatcttTAAAATAGCAGTCAAATAAAGATATTTGGttgtgtaaaaagtacaatattcctCTTAGAAATGTAAGTAAAGTAGTAACTAAAATTCACTTTTCACTTCTGATCAGCAGTTGGTGATAAATGTAACGTGAATGTTTTCCTCACATGGATGATGTCATATCCAGTACTCCCTGCTGCATATCCACTGTTGTACGAGATGTAGAAAGGCTTTGTGCCGGCCTGAAAAGTGGAGGACTGTGAACTTCTGAACCTCACGTGGTTGACTagtgacacagagacaaacaggtGACAGAAAGCACATTACATTACTTCTTTTTTCATACACAAAGTCAACATCTGTTACATAGACTTAAGAATATGCACATTCTCACTACACAAGGGCCGCAACAagcatttgttttcatcattgacAATCGTCTAAAAAATGGTCCCAAAAATAGTcccaaaaatagacaaaatgcaaatgagCACAGGGTGACATAATTGCTTTTATCTGAGCAGACAAAACCAGAGGATGTTCAGCTTACTGTCATATTTGACAAATCCAAATCCTCAAATCTGAGAGAAGAGAACctgcaaatgtttggcatttttggcttaaaaatgaCTAAGACATAATTGGTGACCTGTTACAAAACACAGGATCATCATTATGTTAATGCTGATCATGAATTTTCATCACTACACTCACCACAAGCAGAGCTGGTGCACTTCACAGAGGGAACCCACAGGTCTGAGGAGCCGGTGTCAAAGAGGACCCTAAAGACCTGAGGCGGAGTCCCGATGCTGATCAATCCAAAGTATGTCGTctttgcccaaaaaaaaaattattcagttAGTTAATGTAGTTCATGACCGAACAGAACAGAGTGGAGAGTGATTACATGCTACTCACATATGGGTCGAAGGTCAAGGGCACCACAGTCTGCTCATTTTTGGGGAGAAACTTTGCTGCAGGGTTGTATGGAAACTTCCTCCTGTACTCCTCAAACAGGCCactctcctccagctgctgcctGGCTGACTTCCCTCTCATCAGGGGAACCCTGAACACGCAGTTTCACAATTATCTGCACACAGactcacaaacattttttaaaaaatatgtcgGACCTCATAACTTAACCTAAAAAGGACATTCAGTCGGGGAGTGATTGAGAGAAGCAGAACAGGAAAATAAGCTGAAGTGTTTTGAAAAGGTCAAGAATGGCTGGATTTAAATGATGCTCTCATCCAAAGCACTTTACAATTTAACTCACACATACTGAGGGCAGCATGTACGTAGCTGCTAATTCAGTCACTAATTCAGCATCTATGGATCAACTCAGCGTCacgtgatgaaaaaaaaaaatcgattaaACGCTTGACGCTGCTGTTTGTTCTGTgtccaaaataatttaaataccACAATGTAAATGCTGCTAAAAGGTGAATTTTTCTGATGTTCTCTTTCTCGCCCAAAATCCTTTGTCCCTGTTGCCATAAAATATCTTAATCCATAAGAAATGCCACTTTTTGATGACAGCTTGCTCTCTTTGCACTTTATATCTGTTTTTCAACCTTGATTCAGTCATCATCGTCGAGTACCAGGTAATCTTTTTTAATATAGCttctgttgtgtatttttgtttattgtgtttttatggaaatgtgtttaatgcatcctatgaatgtttgtgtcttttcataATCAGATTTAAACTGAAGACAAATTTCTGATCGAGATGATAGCACACAAAGCTCAATGTGCTCaatgtgtaattttattataatttccAGGTTGTCTTCAATTCTACCAAGATTTTACCaagatgttattattttaaacacattttcatatgtttttgaaatagcATCTTGACTCTATTCTCACTCTAACTCTTGGAAAGGTTACAGATGTTGACACTGGGAAAAACACCCTCAGCAACTAcactcaaaaacatgttaaatagcatattttcattttatcacaAGTTAATGTTGATGTTTATCTTACCTGACAAGTCCCTGTGAGACAGCCAAAAAGGCCAGCAGTACAAAAGCAGACTTCATTTTTTCTAAAGTGACCTCATAATGATCTCACATAAGGACAGCTGGTGTTTTTATATAGAGGTCGAAACAAATCTCAACTCCTCCTTTTCACATCAACACTTACAGTACAACGGCTTAACTGATAAGAAACCACTTTACAGAGCGCCATACAAGTGAATTCAGATTAAGAAAACAATTAGAACAGACTACGTTTTTCCCAATGTTGTCCTTCAATCTAATGTCAATCAACAACACAATGTACTCAGCACTTTATTCAAGGTAAACTTGGACCAAAAATCAGCATTAAAAGTCAACACACCACCCAGCTGAGATAAAACTGTGATGTGTTTACAGTGCGCTGAAAATTAATTGCTAAATAATGAGTTTCACCTTTTCTTTTGGCTGTTTCTGTGAATAGTTTATCCAAATGAActgaataatataaaataatttcttaaaccacaaactgcaataacattttaaaaaacacaaaaagatttcaaaacatAAGGCGATAAATGATCCCAATAAATAGGCTATATATCCTGAACGCACATCTAAACGcaacactgtgtgtttttgtttccatttttcacaGCTTTTAAAGATTTAAGCCAATTTGTGCACTCAGTggatatatttctgtaaaatgctggacacaaatttgttaaaatctgtgttcGTGAGCACATTTTCCAAGATAACACATCCACCAACAGGTGTGACATATCAAGATGCTCATTTAATAACATGATTTCTACACAGGGGAGCCTTGGGGTGGCCACAGTAAACAGTCACcgtaaaatgtgcagtttgatcacacgaCACAAATGTCCACCAGAACTTTTGCCTTCACAGCAGTAATATGTTGTTTCCATTAATTTGGCAGTAAGTGTGTTGCGTTTTTGTTCAGAATACATGCCATTATTGTCTATACAATGTTTAGATGCATTGGCATACAGTAAAGATTTATACATGAAAATATCTGTTGTGCATTAATATACCTGATTTTCACCAATATTTATTACACTCACTGATTACACTTTTTACAGGTTAAACTGTTCGATTTAGTCGCctttgtgttggtttttgtgACTTAAGAgagatgaaattattttaaaggggGAACTTCTGTTTTAGGTGGTGGGAGAAAGATTTCTTGTGAGCACGGTTTTCCAATACTCTACAGATATATCATATTGAACAAAATACGCTCTCACTGTGTCAGGCTTTGAAGTTGCCattgaaaacattaaatttacagACAATTAGGGGGCGAAATTGTTCCTTTCATTTGATACGGTCAGCTCAAAGAAATCTGCCTAAACTTCAGCACCTTCTCCCATCGCAGTCACAAGTATGAGTTTGGAAAAATGGAGGCACAGTAAGGTTTGACCTTTCCCAGGCAGCATTTCTGTTGACTTTTCTAATCTACAGCGTGTACTTACAGAAAGAAATTTAGTATTATTGAATACAGTGACTTTGAAGGTCCTGCTGTCTGTTGCTGACATGAACAAAAATTCACTTTTAGTATGCATTCTTAAAGCACAGctggaaaaataaatcttgCTATTTTAATGGCTTTTAAAAGATTAAGAGTAAATGCCTGCAGACCAAATGCTATTGACATTAGTGTTAAAGAAGTTGAACATCTCACAGTCATTTCTCACCTGTCAACCATAAATCATCTAGATAAGCTTATcgcattacaaataaaatagaaaataaataacaaacactgaTACTGTATCATTTCCCTCTCTAGGCACGTCTTCTGCTCATGTGCTCTATAGATTA
This DNA window, taken from Plectropomus leopardus isolate mb chromosome 2, YSFRI_Pleo_2.0, whole genome shotgun sequence, encodes the following:
- the LOC121955886 gene encoding pepsin A-like, with the translated sequence MKSAFVLLAFLAVSQGLVRVPLMRGKSARQQLEESGLFEEYRRKFPYNPAAKFLPKNEQTVVPLTFDPYTTYFGLISIGTPPQVFRVLFDTGSSDLWVPSVKCTSSACVNHVRFRSSQSSTFQAGTKPFYISYNSGYAAGSTGYDIIHISNLFVEHQIFGLTENEADFLAFVPWDGILGLAFPGLSVEGGTTIINNMWNQGKIPQNMFSMYLSRSGEGSMLILGGTDSSYYTGSIKWIPVYKATNFWNIQIQSITVNGNTVACSGSCEAVVDSGTSYIIGPGKDINNMNGWLGAFSDQSGEFTVSCSNTDLMPDIVFNINGYSFALPPSAYVIKSKSGCRTGFSSGAWILGEVFMRQFYTVFDISNNRVGFAQAV